Genomic DNA from Salvia miltiorrhiza cultivar Shanhuang (shh) chromosome 1, IMPLAD_Smil_shh, whole genome shotgun sequence:
agaattttacattttaatacaccaacttttgttgttgtccaaatttgacacgacttaattcttaaaaattcaaaaaacaacccatttttgtaaataattatacaaagacccacttatgttataatttgggacatttaaaccaaaacaagatatttccttatgatgttttcttttaatctttgatccgcgcctaaaatggtttaaaagaaaacatcataagaaaatatcttgttttggtttaaatgtcccaaataataacataagtgggtctttgtataattatttacaaaaggggttgttttttgaatttttaagaattaagtcgtatcaaatttggacaacaacgaaagttgatgtattaaaatcctaacttcgcgtcaaatatgaatttttgacaaagtttgtgtattttcacgcaattatccattaaaaaaaaaaacaaaccacTTTTGATAAATTATTGCAAGTGTAGCGACATGTGGGAGTATATGTCAACTTTTCTGTTTCAAGATACTATACGGGTATGCCTCTTTTGCTATAAATGAAAAAGTGGATTTATTATTACAATAAttcatttatcaaaaaaatatattacaatAATTCATAAAATGTATAGAAATCCGAAAACTCAATCTGTACTAATTTATTTGCATATGGTGATTGATCTATTGTTTGTTGTGTCAGGTGCATATGTGGATAAAGGCTTGCCATATTGGAGTTGAGGAGCAAAGAGCAAACAATAGACATTATTGCTAGGGAGCTCATCAACATTGGGAAAACCATTTTTGAAAAAGGTAGATATATATTTGCTGTTGTTTTGATATGCAACACAAATTTGAATTGTGATTTTGTTACACAGTTTGGAAGGTATTAGAAATACATTATGTGGAGTTTTTCAAAAATTACTATAGATGGATGAAATGAAAAGGCAGATGCAGTTGAAGGCACAGAACGACACTGATGCCTCCTAATTTATTAAAACAATCATGTTTTTATGATTTTACTACTATGGACTATGGTGTTAGACCAATACTTATCTAATAGTATGTCTCTTTTTTTCACCTTCTCTTTTCCCTTCTTCATTTCTTGTTTATATGTTTGATGCTGATTGATTCTGCTTACTtgcttttattagtattttattttgatatattatgCTATCAGAAGAATGTGTATTTTTACAATTTACAGATCTAGTATTCATGCGCACTTACAAAGAGAACCCAAATTCCAATTTCAATCTTGTTAAACAAGGACAATAATGACAACACTCTTCCTAAGTAAATCTGAAGATAAACATAAATAGTTGAATTATTCacattttctatatattttgtCAAATCGTTGTTTGCTAGATAATATTAAAGCAATTAAGAAGTGCATGTTTTGTTGCCATGAACCAAGTAGTTATACACTCTGAAAAGTAAAAACCACCTCCCACAATGCAAGTCTCTTGTTTGATTTCAAGAACACAACGTACATCTCTTTCAGATCATCGTGCCAGAGACGGGCCTATCTAGCTCGTCTGCATAGCTCCTGCGCGTCTGGATTGCAGGACCAAACGCAGACATCTTCTCCGACAGATTCGCAAGAGCATCATCCCTTTTAGCCAGCTCCATGAGCACTTTGATCCTCCTAAAAGATACTTGGCTGGGCTTCTGCCCCTTCTCCAACATCTGCAAGAAACACCTCTCCGCCTCCTCCAGCCTCCCCACGTCACAGAGCAAATCGAGCAGCACATCCGACACCAAAATGTAGGATCCGAATCCCTTCTCAACCATGTCACCCCACAGCTCAAGGGCCAAATCCACATTCTCCTGCCTCTTCATCAACCTGATCAAGAACATACACGACTGCGTGTTGGGCAAGCACCCCATCCCCTTCATCCTCTGGTACAACCCCCATGAGCTCCTCAAATCATTCGCCCAATACAATGACCTTAAGATGACATTAAAAGTCGTGGCATTAGGGCTCAACCCCTTCTCCACCATCTCCTCCATCAAGGCATAGGCGTCCCCTAATCTCTTTGCTATGCAGAAGTTCCTGATCACAGCATTGTAAGCTGCAACATCGGGGTAGCAACCATACTCCCTCATCTCCTTCAACACCTCCCTCGCCTTATCCGGCTGCCCGACTAATCCTAGCCCTCCGATCAAAGATGTGTATGTGATCACATCCAAATCAATGCCCTCATCCCTCATCCTACCAACCAACTCATACGCCTTCTGCAGCTCCCTCCCCTTACAAAACACATCCACAAGGCAATTATAAGACACTAAATCGGGCTCGACTCCCATCTCCTTCATCTCACCAAAGAACGCCTCTGCCTCCTCAGATGATTTCCAACCAGCCAACAAGATATTAAACGTGTGCAAATTAGGCCTAAATTCATGCTTCAATGAATGATAAACATTCCTAGCATCACTCATGCTCTTCTCCTGCGACAAAGTCCTAAACAATGCATTGTAACAATTAACATCAAATTTCAAAACAAGTTTTCTAAACTTTTTGAACGATTCAACAGTCTGCCTAACTGAGCAAACCTTAGCTATTCTAGCCAAAACAACCTGCACAGTTCTTGGGGTTATCAAAGATTGATCTTTTCTCTTGGTTTCCAGTAAAAGCTCCCATATTTCTTCGAATTTCCGAGTTCTGCCGAGGACGTAGAGCATGGTGTCGAGGGAATAAGGGGTGTGGAGAAACCCATTTATTCGCGACGTGAATTTGTAGAACTCCAAGGCTGAGAGCGGATTGGAGTGAGAGAAGCGGACCCTCTTGAGAACTTTGTCAATCACGTCATTGGAAAGGGGGATTTGGGAATTTTTAAGGGAGTATTTTAGGGATTTCGGGTCTGAAGGAGTGGTGATTATGCGGAAGATTCTCTCGACGTCGTCGTTTTGGGAGGATAGGGGGTTAGGGATTGAACACAAGTACCTTGTTAATGGCGTCGGAGAGGCGGAGAGAGACAGGCGTTGGAGTCTCCGCGTCACTACACAGTACATTGCTGTTCGGTTCAGGGGGAGAGAGACGGGTGGTGTTAGAGGGAGAATAGGTTTGTTAGGGAGATAGAGgcagagcggcggcggcggcgatagCCAACGGCCGTTCGCTCGCCGTGAATCGAGGAGAAGATAAAATATTGGGGGGGATGGGGGGAGGGTTTCTTTCAATTTAGGGATTTTCCTTAATTTGGGGTTTCTGAAGAGGCAAGAGAGAGAAGTGAGGGTGCAAGCGGTGGCGGTGACTGGCGAAGTGTCGCCGGATTTTGGCAAAGGGTGGGGCGGCGTCActttgtgtgtgtgcgtgttctGTGAGataacagagagagagagaagagatgaGTGTCTGtgcttgtgagttgtgagtttgtgagagaagagagagagatagagatttgGGCCTATAATTTTGGGCCTTAGTTTATTTAATACTCTGGGCCATCTTTAATTTATGTTGGGCTTTCCATTCAGTAAATATTTGGGCTGTAGTTAAAGGCTTATAATTTAAACTTTGATTTTGCCTATTtagtttaataaataattagtctaataatttaaatggagctcaataaaatttatttgaaaaatattgaataattattttggagttaataaactttattattaaCAAGTCACATAATAAATGTACTTAAAGAATTTCTTAGAATTCATTCCTGCAAATTCCCTTCGtccaaaaataattcaatttcttTGTGTACTCTCTCTAAATCCAACCTTAAAACATAGTTGcaacaattaataaatactCATCATATAGCTCAAAATCCGTAGTACACATAGAAGCAAAAGAACTTGCTAAACTGTAGTTCCCAGCTGAGCCATTTCTCTCTCCACAAATTAAATACACAAAATACAATCCATCAACAAtttacctctctctctctcaaccatGCCTAGTAGGTTGAGTTGTGAGCCCATACCCAAATGGGAAGAGAGGATCATAATGTGCATCTCCCACATTCATGGGCAGCTGATTCACAGACCTGAACCAAGTCCTTGCAAGCTTCCCACTGAACCCATAGTCACCGAACAGCACATCAGCCACCCCCTGTCCCTCGCTCCCCGGCAGCCACGCTGCCACGAGTGCTCCTATCTGCCTCACGTACGGCTCCATCACCACCGGTCGCCCcgacaccaccaccaccacgcaCCTCATGGCTCCGCACACGTTCTTGATGGTGCTTGGCCCGGGGTCTGCGATGCTCAGGTTCGTGCTGTCGCCGAACATCTCCGCGTAGGGGACCTCGCCCACCACCACGATGGCGTGGGAGAACCCCCCGCCCTTCACGAACCCAGCATCCGGATTCTCGGAGAAGACTACCTGTGTGGAAGGGTCTACTGTCTTCTTGATGGCAGCTAGGATTGTGGTTCCTGTAAACATCATTACATTACAACAGATTACATTTGTGTCTGTGTGATCAAAAcgaaaatgacgtcgttttggcAACATACCGGCTGTGAGGTCGTTGCCGTGCACGCCTTGCCACTCTATAGTCCAGCCTCCACATTGGTATCCCAAGTTATCAGCATGAGTTCCTGCAACTAGGATTTTGGGTGCCTTCTTCGGAAGGGGAAGCAGCCGGTTTCTTGGGTTATCACCATTCTTCAACAGGACGAGCGACTTTCTTACAGCTTCCCGTGCCAGCTCCCTATGTTCCTGTAATGAAGAAAACATGCTTCACTCAAGGCGGCTAAGTTGGAGTGTGCAAGGAAAGAAACAAGACGACCACCAAGGACAAACCTGGCTTCCAAGATGGCTTGATAGGGAGAGATCAGCTAGAGGGTTCTCGAATAGGCCCATCACGAACTTCACCCTAAGTATTCTACGAACAGCATCATCGATCCTGCTCATGGGGATCACGTTGCTTTTCACGAGAGAAGTCAGAGTGTTGATGAACTCTTGGAAATTCTCAGGTACCATAACCTGCGAAAGGTCAAGAAATGTGTAAGCTAGCTAGGCCGTGTCTTTGTTTTCTAGTTTGTGTGATGTAAAACTAACCATGTCAATTCCAGCAAGAACTCCGGCTTCAACAGAGTAAGTGTAGTTCGCGTGGGGTGGGCTTGTGATCCTGTCGATGCCCTGCCAATCTGATATCACAAAGCCCTGCAAATGTGCATCCACAATTGATCAATGGAGATGATTAGATATTCTTTATATCATGATTCTTGAAAAGTGGATGAAATGTCAATATTTACCCGGAATCTCAGTTTGTTCTTGAGGAAGCCGGTGACAAGGTCGCGGTTAGCATGCATCCTTAGGCCATTCCAGCTCGAGTAAGAGACCATGACAGTGGCAACGCCTTTTCTGATAGAATCATAGTAGGCAGGCATGTGGATGCTAAACAGTCCCTTGGAGTCGATGACAGTGTTGTTTTCGTCTAGTCCCCTCGTCGTACCACCATCTCCCACAAAATGCTTTGCACAAGCTGCAACTTTTGTCCTTTGATGAGATGAAAACAAGTTTTGTCAGCTCATCTTGCAAGATAAATAATGAGAATAAGAGATCAGTTAATCAAacatgtttttttctttttttgctttGTTGGTCCTATAAATTTTAAGGCAAACTCAAGTTTTATCAAAAGCTTGATAGGAAAACTATAATAGTCAATCACACATCTAAAACAAGTACAAGATATGCACATAAATCATACAAGCACCACCATAATTGACATTTCAAGCTTCTAGGTGAAGCTGTGAAAATTTGTCGACAAGAAAGtcaagaaacaagaaaaagaaaataaaaataatgggTCACCATAATCATCATGAGAGCCCATTATGTTGTAAGTGTGGATATTGAATGATGAAGGAATTTCAAACATCACATTCGTCTGGGAGTTTTTATGCTAACAAATATTGGCAAGTAATTATGTCACACACATTATTCAATTGAATTGAAAAAGGGAAAAGAACAACTAATATCTTAACATCCCCATGTGAATTAGATGAAAAGTAAACCTACTCTCAAACAGATTTTTGGGGAAATTTTATTTgcagaaaataaagaaaacataCTTTCCAGCAACAAAAGGTATGCCCTTTTTGGAGTTAGCCGGGAGATCACCCTGCAGACCAGGGATGATCTCGGTCATTGCCTGAACGATCTTGTGATCCTCGCTGTAGCTCTCGTAGCAACGGCCCCATCTTGGATCCCGACAGACCTATTAAGTTACAAATGATCACACAGTCAAGAAACACGAAGCAGCTGATCAAAATCAGTGTGAAAGTGTGGGGGTGGAAATCGGGCTTACAGCTATGCAAGGCGCAAAGGCGTATGGAATTCCAGTGGCCCTAACTTCTAGTGCAGTAGCAGCTCCAATCCTCTTCAGAAGTTGTGGATCCCTATTTACGATTTTCACCAATGATTATTGGTGATATTTAGCAACTAAATCTTGAATTATTGGTGATAATAGCAACTAATCCATACAGTTCTATCATGAACAAGGATCCAAGAACTCATATGTTATTCATTTAAGTCTTAAAAGAGTATAACTATGGCATATCAAATAGTTAATTGAAAGTAGTATCACAAATTAATTGTCCATTTTTTTTCATTGAGTGAAAGTGTTTTGAACACTCAAAACTTTCTTAAATTCCTGCCAAAGAGCAATGTCACTAAAATTGAACTTCACTCACTGTTTCAGATAAGACTAAAATGAGATTTCAACTAATATCATAATGTAGTCAAGCAAGTTAAGACAAAATTATTACTTTATGTTGAAATTAGGCAAAGCAAACAAGCTTTTTACAAGAGTGACAAAACACACGCCTAAATTGAAAAGTCACATTCGACAAAATTCCAAAGACTTCAATCAACCACTAAAACACACAATCTCGCATACTAAAGAAAGCccttttcacacacacacacacacacattgatGCAGATACATACATACAGAGAGTGTTGTATCTATACTTGCCTGGTGACACCAAGCCCAACATTGTGAGGGAAAATGGTGGCTTTGTACACATTGTTGTGGCCATGAACAGCATCAATCCCATAAATCATCGGTATCCCAAGCCTGGTTGAAACAGCCCCCTTTTGAATACCATTCACCAAATTCACCCAATCCGCAGCAGAAGCCTTGGGCGCAGGAACACTTCCTCCACCACTCAACACACTCCCTGCTCAAAACAAATCAAATCTTTTTCAGAAAATTTACACAAATTCCAAAacccaaaagaaaaaaagaagagagagatctTGAGGAGAATGAAAATGTATAAATTACCTATGAAATATTGCTTCATTACATCAGGGGAGGCTACTTTCCTTTCGATTTGTGTCATCTGTCCAATCTTCTCTTCAAGAGTCATTCTATTCAtcaaatctttgattctcacaTTCAATGGCTGTTTGGGGTCTTTGTATTTGACGTACTCTGCTTCTGCAACAGCTGCCCACAGACACAGAAACACCAAAAACGCCGTCGTTTTGTCCATCGCCATAGCTGCTTTGGAACCTCTGCATCCATGATCAAAACTCACATTAGCATACAAACAAAACCATTAACTACATTAGCTGAAATTGTTCGAATGCTTAAACCTATACTTACAGAAAGCACCTACACTTGCAAGAACACACAGCTTGCAGTGTCTATTGAGAGCTGAACTGTTTCCCAAATTGAAGTGTATATATCTATGCCTATATATAGCATGTCAAGCAGGGTTTTGGGGTGAGGGGTAGAGGGTGggctggggggggggggggggggggtgggatAGGGGTACTTTTGGAGTTTCAGCCACGCTGCACGTTATGGGTAGAGAACATGATGACCAAGCTAACGTGGTAGAAAATTTGGAAGAAAAACAAATCCaagattattatttttagaacaaaaaaaaaaaaaaaactgaatatATGAATCCTAGTATttttagaacaaaaaaaaaaaaaactgaatatATGAATCCTAGTATCCTAGTATCATTTTAAAGCATTGCATAAAATTAGtctaacacaatttttttagAAGAGA
This window encodes:
- the LOC131022737 gene encoding putative pentatricopeptide repeat-containing protein At1g02420, producing MYCVVTRRLQRLSLSASPTPLTRYLCSIPNPLSSQNDDVERIFRIITTPSDPKSLKYSLKNSQIPLSNDVIDKVLKRVRFSHSNPLSALEFYKFTSRINGFLHTPYSLDTMLYVLGRTRKFEEIWELLLETKRKDQSLITPRTVQVVLARIAKVCSVRQTVESFKKFRKLVLKFDVNCYNALFRTLSQEKSMSDARNVYHSLKHEFRPNLHTFNILLAGWKSSEEAEAFFGEMKEMGVEPDLVSYNCLVDVFCKGRELQKAYELVGRMRDEGIDLDVITYTSLIGGLGLVGQPDKAREVLKEMREYGCYPDVAAYNAVIRNFCIAKRLGDAYALMEEMVEKGLSPNATTFNVILRSLYWANDLRSSWGLYQRMKGMGCLPNTQSCMFLIRLMKRQENVDLALELWGDMVEKGFGSYILVSDVLLDLLCDVGRLEEAERCFLQMLEKGQKPSQVSFRRIKVLMELAKRDDALANLSEKMSAFGPAIQTRRSYADELDRPVSGTMI
- the LOC131022745 gene encoding uncharacterized protein LOC131022745 isoform X1; the protein is MLYIGIDIYTSIWETVQLSIDTASCVFLQVGSKAAMAMDKTTAFLVFLCLWAAVAEAEYVKYKDPKQPLNVRIKDLMNRMTLEEKIGQMTQIERKVASPDVMKQYFIGSVLSGGGSVPAPKASAADWVNLVNGIQKGAVSTRLGIPMIYGIDAVHGHNNVYKATIFPHNVGLGVTRDPQLLKRIGAATALEVRATGIPYAFAPCIAVCRDPRWGRCYESYSEDHKIVQAMTEIIPGLQGDLPANSKKGIPFVAGKTKVAACAKHFVGDGGTTRGLDENNTVIDSKGLFSIHMPAYYDSIRKGVATVMVSYSSWNGLRMHANRDLVTGFLKNKLRFRGFVISDWQGIDRITSPPHANYTYSVEAGVLAGIDMVMVPENFQEFINTLTSLVKSNVIPMSRIDDAVRRILRVKFVMGLFENPLADLSLSSHLGSQEHRELAREAVRKSLVLLKNGDNPRNRLLPLPKKAPKILVAGTHADNLGYQCGGWTIEWQGVHGNDLTAGTTILAAIKKTVDPSTQVVFSENPDAGFVKGGGFSHAIVVVGEVPYAEMFGDSTNLSIADPGPSTIKNVCGAMRCVVVVVSGRPVVMEPYVRQIGALVAAWLPGSEGQGVADVLFGDYGFSGKLARTWFRSVNQLPMNVGDAHYDPLFPFGYGLTTQPTRHG
- the LOC131022745 gene encoding uncharacterized protein LOC131022745 isoform X2 — encoded protein: MAMDKTTAFLVFLCLWAAVAEAEYVKYKDPKQPLNVRIKDLMNRMTLEEKIGQMTQIERKVASPDVMKQYFIGSVLSGGGSVPAPKASAADWVNLVNGIQKGAVSTRLGIPMIYGIDAVHGHNNVYKATIFPHNVGLGVTRDPQLLKRIGAATALEVRATGIPYAFAPCIAVCRDPRWGRCYESYSEDHKIVQAMTEIIPGLQGDLPANSKKGIPFVAGKTKVAACAKHFVGDGGTTRGLDENNTVIDSKGLFSIHMPAYYDSIRKGVATVMVSYSSWNGLRMHANRDLVTGFLKNKLRFRGFVISDWQGIDRITSPPHANYTYSVEAGVLAGIDMVMVPENFQEFINTLTSLVKSNVIPMSRIDDAVRRILRVKFVMGLFENPLADLSLSSHLGSQEHRELAREAVRKSLVLLKNGDNPRNRLLPLPKKAPKILVAGTHADNLGYQCGGWTIEWQGVHGNDLTAGTTILAAIKKTVDPSTQVVFSENPDAGFVKGGGFSHAIVVVGEVPYAEMFGDSTNLSIADPGPSTIKNVCGAMRCVVVVVSGRPVVMEPYVRQIGALVAAWLPGSEGQGVADVLFGDYGFSGKLARTWFRSVNQLPMNVGDAHYDPLFPFGYGLTTQPTRHG